The Oncorhynchus nerka isolate Pitt River linkage group LG24, Oner_Uvic_2.0, whole genome shotgun sequence genome has a window encoding:
- the LOC115107704 gene encoding LOW QUALITY PROTEIN: transmembrane protein 200A-like (The sequence of the model RefSeq protein was modified relative to this genomic sequence to represent the inferred CDS: inserted 1 base in 1 codon) gives MISAGGVITGHLAALKRQDSARSQHHLSIQSPASGEIQEKRKAKRKTRADVVVVRGKIRLYSASGFFLILGVLILMVGVAMAVLGYWPHTDPLVAANTKLSTNDTRVTREQGGKLIQFFEQHLHSEKMKMLGPFTMGIGIFIFICANAILHENRDRETKVIHMRDMYSTVIDIHSLRIKEHQYMNGAYSGPYGEHEVRTYENQCASKLAANTLLGFPSVGNNVRVSCRTSSTEDEEGLLNEAKGGHGLVPSFCRERSGSIFGLQHEGSRHEKSNLPKRCQTRSIVSSSISAFTLPVIKLNNCVIDEPDMDNITEDLEHMRVRSRPPSMQSLSLAVPVPADIAKAYKPPGIMLLRSNSATESHTVSSRSSLSPGSASGSYLSPGAARKDFGSKTXLHMLSSHSKSLDLDRRPTTLTVKPEQRKHPSWPRLERSNSKGYMKLENKEDPMDRLQLPQVAVKRDYTKKEKLLMISRSHNNLSFEHDEQFMSNTMKRGSSETRF, from the exons ATGATTTCAGCTGGGGGAGTGATCACAGGCCATCTTGCTGCGCTGAAGAGGCAGGACTCTGCCCGCTCCCAGCACCACCTGTCCATCCAGTCCCCAGCCTCAGGAGAGATCCAGGAGAAGAGGAAGGCCAAGCGTAAAACACGGGCCGATGTGGTGGTGGTCAGGGGGAAAATCCGCCTCTACTCTGCCTCTGGGTTCTTCCTCATCCTGGGTGTGTTGATCTTGATGGTGGGCGTTGCCATGGCCGTGCTGGGCTACTGGCCACACACAGATCCCCTTGTAGCGGCCAACACCAAGCTGTCCACCAACGACACCAGGGTGACCCGGGAGCAGGGCGGTAAGCTGATCCAGTTTTTTGAGCAGCACCTCCACTCTGAGAAGATGAAGATGCTGGGGCCGTTCACCATGGGTATTGGTATCTTCATCTTCATCTGTGCCAATGCCATCCTGCATGAAAACAGGGACCGGGAGACCAAGGTGATCCACATGAGAGACATGTACTCCACCGTCATCGACATCCACAGCCTGCGGATCAAAGAGCACCAGTACATGAACGGGGCCTACTCAGGCCCCTATGGGGAGCATGAGGTCAGGACCTATGAGAACCAGTGTGCCTCCAAACTAGCTGCTAACACCCTGCTAGGGTTCCCCAGTGTGGGGAACAATGTGAGAGTGTCATGCAGGACCAGCTCTACGGAGGACGAGGAGGGTCTTCTCAACGAGGCCAAAGGGGGGCATGGACTTGTGCCTTCGTTCTGCCGAGAGCGCTCTGGCTCCATCTTTGGCTTGCAGCATGAAGGCAGTCGCCATGAGAAGAGCAACTTGCCCAAGAGATGCCAGACCAGGTCCATCGTCTCATCCTCCATCAGCGCTTTTACCCTTCCTGTCATTAAGCTCAACAACTGTGTGATTGACGAGCCTGACATGGACAACATTACAGAGGACCTGGAACACATGAGGGTTAGGTCCAGACCCCCCTCTATGCAGTCCCTTTCCCTGGCTGTGCCTGTCCCGGCGGACATCGCCAAAGCCTACAAACCCCCTGGTATCATGCTCCTCAGGAGCAATTCGGCCACAGAGTCTCACACCGTGTCCTCTCGTAGCTCTCTGTCCCCAGGTTCTGCCAGTGGGAGCTACCTGTCCCCTGGGGCGGCCCGGAAGGACTTTGGCTCCAAAA CCCTCCACATGCTGTCTTCTCACTCCAAGTCTCTGGACCTGGATCGAAGGCCCACCACCCTGACAGTGAAGCCAGAGCAGAGGAAACATCCCAGCTGGCCCCGACTGGAACGCAGCAACAGTAAAGGCTACATGAAGCTGGAGAACAAGGAGGATCCTATGGACAGACTGCAGCTGCCCCAGGTAGCAGTCAAACGGGATTACACCAAGAAAGAGAAACTGCTCATGATCTCCAGGTCTCACAATAACCTCAGCTTTGAACATGATGAGCAGTTCATGAGCAACACTATGAAACGAGGGAGCTCGGAGACCAGGTTTTAA